The following are from one region of the Myotis daubentonii chromosome 2, mMyoDau2.1, whole genome shotgun sequence genome:
- the LOC132225786 gene encoding small ribosomal subunit protein uS2-like, with translation MSGALDVLQMKEEDVLKFLAAGAHLGGTNLDFQMGQYIYKRESDGIYIINLKRTWEKLLLAARAIVAIENPADVSVTSSRKTGQRAVPKFAAATGATPIASCFTPGTFTDQMQAAFREPRLLVVTDPRADHQPLTEASYVNLPTIALCNTGSPLRYVDIAIPCSNQGAHSVGLMWWVLAREVLRMRGTISREHLWEGMPDLYFYRDPEEIEKEEQAAAEKAVTKEESQGEWTAPAPESTAAQPEVADWSEGVQVPSVPIKQFPTEAWSAQPATEDWSAAPIAQATEWVGTTTEWSSAVLPQIS, from the coding sequence ATGTCCGGAGCCCTTGATGTCCTGCAAATGAAGGAGGAGGATGTCCTCAAGTTCCTTGCAGCAGGAGCCCACTTAGGTGGCACCAACCTTGACTTCCAAATGGGACAGTACATCTACAAAAGGGAAAGTGATGGCATCTACATCATCAATCTGAAGAGAACCTGGGAGAAGCTTCTGCTGGCAGCTCGTGCCATTGTTGCCATCGAAAACCCAGCTGACGTCAGTGTCACATCGTCCAGGAAGACTGGCCAGCGAGCTGTGCCGAagtttgctgctgccactggagcCACTCCCATTGCCAGCTGCTTCACTCCTGGAACCTTCACCGACCAGATGCAGGCAGCCTTCCGGGAGCCAAgacttctggtggttactgaccCCAGGGCTGACCACCAGCCTCTCACAGAGGCGTCTTACGTTAACCTGCCCACCATCGCTCTGTGTAACACAGGCTCTCCGCTGCGCTATGTGGACATCGCCATCCCTTGCAGCAACCAGGGGGCTCACTCAGTGGGTCTGATGTGGTGGGTGCTGGCCCGGGAAGTACTCCGCATGCGTGGCACTATCTCCCGTGAACACCTGTGGGAAGGCATGCCTGATCTTTACTTCTACAGAGATCCTGAAGAGATTGAAAAGGAAGAGCAGGCCGCTGCTGAAAAGGCTGTGACCAAGGAGGAATCTCAGGGTGAATGGACTGCTCCTGCTCCTGAGTCCACTGCTGCTCAGCCTGAGGTTGCAGACTGGTCTGAAGGCGTGCAGGTGCCCTCTGTGCCCATTAAGCAGTTTCCTACTGAAGCCTGGAGCGCTCAGCCTGCCACTGAAGACTGGTCTGCAGCCCCCATTGCTCAGGCTACTGAATGGGTAGGAACAACCACTGAGTGGTCCTCAGCTGTTCTTCCACAAATATCTTAA